Proteins found in one Natrinema saccharevitans genomic segment:
- a CDS encoding S8 family peptidase: MTRTRTRTILTLTLVVLLANPLLAAPAAAQSLSLGGSSGPLSPAAADAVDWFGYLPHEDAVRYGDGGDKVGVFVETGSAEDLESLQNWANGTPATVLETDGGRNTALLAVQPKQIKYSLTEPEKLPMWGDSGQPLAALNYVERVDLELEVSNVEPVRNLESADSVDVEPPGATAATVFNDGTFGEGMAYDGDSPETFIRDVRPYVGADAVGQNGSGVNVAVIDSGVNIGDGRVFGNGSIGSEVRVGDGYDFVEDEPITAANGYENVSDPNGHGSWVGSAAVGVDGMAPGATLMPYRALDSEGSGSTSDIVRSVRRADRQGADILVMSLGSPVWNDQLATELEHALSEEGNVTAAFVAAGNSYQTGVARWTASPSDIPEVIGVQSTDAAPPANATKSYYGNVGPDTGGDLSTGESRGVTPDTAAPGQNLTAPTFTDSGTYRNTTLSGTSMAAPVAGGVGALALEANPALEGDAETFHDRVIESGAATPNLGTTESEGGMIDADRLVAGNTTEPAPERDLNAAASGRDTANNALSAQPGFLKASSRFFGDAAEAVGV; the protein is encoded by the coding sequence ATGACACGAACACGCACACGTACGATCCTGACGCTAACGCTGGTCGTTTTGCTCGCCAACCCGCTGCTGGCCGCCCCGGCGGCTGCCCAGTCGCTCTCGCTCGGCGGCTCGAGCGGCCCACTCTCACCGGCGGCCGCCGACGCAGTCGACTGGTTCGGCTACTTGCCCCACGAGGATGCCGTCCGGTACGGCGACGGCGGCGACAAGGTCGGCGTCTTCGTCGAGACTGGTAGCGCCGAGGATCTCGAGTCACTCCAGAACTGGGCCAACGGGACGCCGGCAACGGTCCTCGAGACCGACGGCGGCCGGAACACGGCTCTGCTGGCGGTCCAACCGAAGCAGATCAAGTACTCGCTGACCGAACCCGAGAAGCTCCCGATGTGGGGCGACAGCGGGCAACCGCTGGCCGCCTTGAACTACGTCGAGCGCGTCGATCTCGAACTTGAGGTCAGCAACGTCGAGCCGGTCCGCAACCTCGAGTCGGCCGATAGCGTCGATGTCGAGCCGCCCGGCGCGACGGCGGCGACGGTCTTCAACGACGGCACGTTCGGCGAGGGAATGGCCTACGACGGCGACAGTCCGGAGACGTTCATCCGCGACGTGCGCCCCTACGTCGGCGCGGACGCGGTCGGCCAGAATGGCTCCGGTGTCAACGTGGCCGTGATCGACAGCGGCGTCAACATCGGTGACGGCCGGGTGTTCGGCAACGGGTCGATCGGCTCTGAGGTTCGCGTCGGCGACGGCTACGACTTCGTCGAGGACGAGCCGATCACCGCCGCCAACGGCTACGAGAACGTGTCCGATCCGAACGGGCACGGCTCGTGGGTCGGATCGGCCGCGGTCGGGGTTGACGGGATGGCTCCCGGCGCGACGCTCATGCCGTACCGTGCGCTCGACTCGGAGGGCTCCGGATCGACCTCGGACATCGTCAGGTCCGTCCGCCGGGCTGATCGGCAGGGTGCGGACATCCTGGTGATGAGCCTCGGGTCGCCAGTCTGGAACGACCAGCTCGCCACCGAACTCGAGCACGCCCTCTCGGAGGAGGGGAACGTGACCGCGGCGTTCGTCGCTGCGGGCAACAGCTACCAGACCGGTGTCGCCCGGTGGACGGCGTCGCCGAGCGACATCCCGGAAGTGATCGGCGTCCAATCGACCGACGCCGCGCCGCCTGCAAACGCGACCAAGAGCTACTACGGCAACGTCGGGCCAGACACGGGCGGCGACCTCAGTACCGGCGAATCGCGTGGTGTGACGCCGGATACCGCGGCTCCGGGCCAGAACCTGACCGCGCCAACCTTCACCGACTCCGGTACCTACCGGAACACGACGCTGTCGGGCACGTCGATGGCCGCGCCGGTCGCCGGCGGCGTCGGGGCACTCGCCCTCGAGGCCAACCCCGCGCTCGAGGGCGACGCCGAGACGTTCCACGACCGAGTTATCGAGAGCGGCGCTGCGACGCCGAACCTCGGGACGACTGAGTCCGAGGGCGGCATGATCGACGCCGATCGACTAGTCGCGGGCAACACGACCGAGCCCGCACCTGAGCGGGATCTGAACGCGGCCGCGTCCGGGCGAGACACGGCGAACAACGCACTCTCGGCCCAGCCCGGCTTCCTCAAGGCGAGTAGCCGGTTCTTCGGGGACGCTGCTGAGGCAGTCGGCGTCTAA
- a CDS encoding minichromosome maintenance protein MCM, whose amino-acid sequence MDDEWIELFEGPLSEYADSASSNGRVRIPWTELSEAHPDLAESVLSDPETTLKVASNALGRVGPVRTTVRVYDLPDHRTYRVGKYGSSMLGNLIGVRGTVVDVNRVKPCAREAAFECHLCGTLTRVPQSGGDLIEPGQCQGCEQDGGMRLNLAQSEVIDYQRIILERANSSMDDPPVEIVHLWKDLCETLSPGDTVTVVGIYDILPNQDKAVLETYLDAVSINNSKQPATVDEMADWQVKKWTFETADELCTAGSDYDCSKREIVETVADEHGVAEGEITAALEDLDDQSVVSERRGGRIHITTSSPPTFEPAE is encoded by the coding sequence ATGGACGACGAATGGATCGAACTCTTTGAGGGGCCGCTTTCGGAGTACGCTGACAGCGCCTCGAGCAACGGCCGCGTCCGGATCCCGTGGACCGAACTCTCGGAGGCGCACCCGGATTTAGCCGAATCGGTCCTCAGCGATCCGGAGACGACGTTGAAGGTCGCGAGTAATGCCCTCGGTCGGGTCGGACCCGTTCGAACCACTGTCCGGGTGTACGACCTTCCCGACCACCGGACATACCGTGTCGGCAAGTACGGCTCGTCGATGCTCGGAAACCTCATCGGTGTTCGAGGGACAGTCGTCGATGTCAACCGGGTGAAGCCGTGCGCTCGAGAGGCCGCCTTCGAGTGTCACTTATGCGGGACGCTGACCCGGGTGCCACAGTCTGGCGGCGATCTCATTGAACCCGGCCAGTGCCAGGGCTGCGAGCAAGATGGCGGTATGCGACTCAATTTAGCCCAGTCGGAGGTCATCGACTACCAGCGAATCATTCTCGAGCGGGCGAACTCCTCGATGGACGATCCGCCGGTCGAGATCGTTCATCTGTGGAAGGACCTCTGCGAGACGCTCAGTCCTGGTGACACCGTGACGGTCGTCGGGATCTACGATATTCTTCCCAACCAAGACAAAGCGGTTCTCGAGACCTACCTCGATGCCGTCTCGATTAACAACAGCAAGCAGCCGGCGACCGTCGACGAAATGGCCGACTGGCAGGTCAAGAAGTGGACCTTCGAGACCGCCGACGAGCTGTGTACGGCGGGCTCGGACTACGACTGCTCGAAACGCGAGATCGTCGAAACCGTCGCGGATGAACACGGCGTTGCCGAAGGCGAGATCACCGCGGCGCTCGAGGACCTCGACGATCAAAGTGTCGTCTCCGAACGTCGTGGTGGCCGCATTCACATCACTACATCCTCCCCTCCTACGTTCGAGCCTGCAGAGTAG